From a region of the Dictyostelium discoideum AX4 chromosome 2 chromosome, whole genome shotgun sequence genome:
- a CDS encoding DNA polymerase V family protein, with product MTTSTVEVTTTNNNGVVTPLDALNIEIKKKDAILQCFYDIASMDNETRLQSITTLVQTLEEIQSVFKPEDHKDISRIVPKIIEKSEIFNNNLSPELNYTLKRLVIGLASTRDSARIGFSMALSEILHSFKQVIELPWFFDFLAFHMDLSGKNLSEKESHFGRLFGMMSIIRSSRLEGLPIIQNQPSKSINYDFNRPPSENMIECIVEQLLYISKKRSIYSELSFEILSSLFEQLSDSNFDKLWPFIKPIIPQSQDEYTPDLLSLLLLISKKFKKFNLIKQTVGWKHPSILNISNLSLLKNIFSESCKSHPRIHKVWRITFEILLADHEENATLLEFWKLIVEDNLFKTTSMNKRYLGLQLFEMLLPLVHPDIINDIFSENVIANLSESLKPTSPLHEVGSLAFQSIPRTAEISSQHRLALILFFSNNSHHHNQNPQNQQQQKQKFEQSISVDVINELVKDLDEDSIKIYLNSLYKLFINVVSSSSSSSNDNSNNNSNNEDEDDMVIDEMNNEEKSEKYIDSSRHWILSQIGHISKDLVKRPTESLIKLEPMLLELLQFLYFHSYYLTCESKPVAAVATATPVTKGKKKVTAAVVAAPVKTFTEELFTSKPKSEISQSIRDQCFIRFCSVLEELSYLTLESTKQQTTSYEGTMSNGEFWASKMASFQYDLLKKGSTDSDRPQLSTFLPMGIKPIDRIMKIVQSIQLKQKSAEKRLNQLVGFELLFVHVSLHYLTDAQEISEIIEDLTSAFEELTNPQPPQKSTTKKRSAPEQDKPQPFMVLLDVLISLLDKPIHILRTIIKQIFSIFADNISFQVLEHILTMIKAPTDELFNGLDGNGDDDEDNEDDDEFKPISPEELKQSKENSDDEDEEDDEEEEEEEEEEEEEDSDDDNSVNPELVARLKQTMGKHLLLDEDDEDEDLLEPTEEEAKMMDNYLKEVFKSKKEKKSNYQDIKTQTINLKSRLIDLLESYVKKFITNPNEYIFKMIPLMIEATSFDEPSISNRFISLFKNKFSQIRTTTDKSVNVQELNQLLSSLFDTILSSKHTGSSKDKEQQNNNSSAYILSGHAIYMIVRVLLSIKPPVATVAVQQTPSKKSTKSTKSTTNNNVVVEQPTPSEYGSLDIKLFSTKLDSIIECLLDRNNIVPSRFFTEFAQRFPTVIWASIKKVTTIIESPQNDYNSKKILDVLSSIVKRKDSYGTSGKNLLNNASDILTTLCNSLNGKEKQLKPNSIFDHLNIINQIIFSCLQIIKSSNSGDSTSLSNKLGSESCKLLESTLCRLYKLNNKQNIKDTSKKILLSLGLENNEIFESEKQKKLEKQQKKETQQKERQSNKEKSKQEIIERIEQSKQDRKNKSTDSKIDNKNKSKPKKKVEDDMEVVDEIFQDVDEKSKKNKKDSDKKSNDNNNKKDTTKKSTDNKSTDKKSTDKKSTDKKSTDKKSTDKKSTEKKSTKEDSQPMKKKQKK from the exons ATGACTACCTCAACAGTAGAAGTGacaacaaccaataataatggtgttgTTACACCATTAGATGCATTAAATATTGAGATCAAGAAAAAAGATGCCATTTTACAATGTTTCTATGATATCGCTTCAATGGATAATGAAACTCGTTTACAATCAATTACAACATTAGTTCAAACATTAGAAGAAATTCAATCAGTTTTTAAACCAGAAGATCATAAAGATATTTCAAgaattg ttccaaaaattattgaaaaatctgaaatttttaataataatttatcaccagaattaaattatacaTTAAAGAGATTAGTAATTGGTTTAGCAAGTACAAGAGATTCAGCACGTATTGGTTTTTCAATGGCATTATCAGAGATATTACATAGTTTTAAACAAGTGATTGAATTACCATGGTTTTTCGATTTTCTTGCTTTTCATATGGATTTAAGTGGAAAGAATCTTTCAGAGAAGGAATCTCATTTTGGTCGTTTATTCGGTATGATGTCAATCATTAGATCATCTCGTTTGGAAGGTTTACCaattattcaaaatcaacCTTCAAAATCTATCAATTACGATTTCAATCGTCCGCCATCTGAAAATATGATTGAATGTATAgttgaacaattattataCATTTCAAAAAAGAGATCAATCTATTCTGAATTATCTTTTGAAATCTTATCTTCCTTATTCGAACAATTATCAGAttcaaattttgataaaCTTTGGCCATTCATTAAACCAATAATTCCACAATCTCAAGATGAATATACACcagatttattatcattattattattaatttctaaaaaatttaaa aaattcaatttaattaaacaaactGTTGGTTGGAAACATCCaagtattttaaatatttcaaatttaagtttattaaaaaatatttttagtgAATCTTGTAAATCTCATCCAAGAATTCATAAAGTTTGGAGAAttacatttgaaattttattggCTGATCATGAAGAAAATGCAACATTATTAGaattttggaaattaatAGTTGAAG ataatttatttaaaacaacatCAATGAATAAGAGATATTTAGGattacaattatttgaaatgttATTACCATTAGTACATCCagatattattaatgatatttttaGTGAAAATGTTATTGCAAATTTAAGTGAATCATTAAAACCAACTAGTCCATTACATGAAGTTGGTTCATTAGCATTCCAATCAATTCCAAGAACAGCAGAGATTTCATCACAACATCGTTTagcattaattttattcttttcaaataattcacaTCATCATAACCAAAATccacaaaatcaacaacaacaaaaacaaaaattcgAACAATCAATTTCAGTCGAtgtaattaatgaattagtTAAAGATTTAGATgaagattcaattaaaatttatttaaattcattatataaattatttattaatgtagtttcttcatcatcatcatcatcaaatgataatagtaataataatagtaataatgaagatgaagatgatatggtaattgatgaaatgaataatgaAGAGAAATCAGAGAAATATATTGATTCATCTAGACATTGGATTTTAAGTCAAATCGGTCACATTTCAAAAGATTTAGTTAAACGTCCAACTGaaagtttaattaaattagagCCAATgttattagaattattacaATTCCTTTATTTCCATTCTTATTATTTAACATGTGAATCAAAACCAGTTGCTGCCGTTGCTACCGCCACTCCAGTTACTAAAGGTAAAAAGAAAGTTACTGCTGCTGTCGTTGCTGCTCCAGTTAAAACTTTTACAGAAGAATTATTCACAAGTAAACCAAAATCAGAGATTTCTCAATCAATTAGAGATCAATGTTTCATTAGATTTTGTTCAGTTTTAGAGGAACTTTCATACCTTACTTTAGAATCAACTAAACAACAAACTACATCATATGAAGGTACAATGAGTAATGGTGAATTCTGGGCTTCTAAAATGGCAAGTTTCCAATacgatttattaaaaaaaggttcAACCGATTCAGATAGACCACAATTGTCAACCTTTTTACCAATGGGTATTAAACCAATTGATAGAATTATGAAAATCGttcaatcaattcaattaaaacaaaaatctgctgaaaaaagattaaatcaattggttggctttgaattattattcgTTCATGTTTCATTACATTATCTTACTGATGCACAAGAAATCTCTGAAATTATTGAAGATTTAACATCTGCTTTTGAAGAATTAACAAatccacaaccaccacaaaaaTCAACAACTAAAAAAAGATCAGCACCAGAACAAGATAAACCTCAACCATTTATGGTACTTTTAGATGTTTTAATCTCATTATTAGATAAACCAATTCATATCTTACGtacaattattaaacaaatattttcaatcttTGCTGATAATATCTCTTTCCAAGTACTCGAACATATTCTTACAATGATTAAAGCACCAActgatgaattatttaatggtttagatggtaatggtgatgatgacgaagataatgaagatgatgatgaatttaaaccaatttcacctgaagaattaaaacaatcaaaagaaaattcagacgatgaagatgaagaagatgatgaagaggaggaagaagaagaggaagaagaagaagaagaagattctgatgatgataattcaGTTAATCCAGAATTAGTTGCAAGATTAAAACAAACAATGGGtaaacatttattattagatgaagatgatgaagatgaagatttaCTTGAACCAACTGAAGAAGAAGCTAAAATGATggataattatttgaaagaaGTTTTTAAgagtaaaaaagaaaagaagagTAATTATCAAGATATTAAAACTCAAACTATTAATTTGAAATCACGTTTAATCGATTTATTAGAATCTTATGTAAAGAAATTCATTACAAATCCAAATGAATACATCTTTAAGATGATTCCATTAATGATTGAAGCAACCTCCTTTGATGAACCATCAATCTCTAATCGTTTCATTAGTTTATTTAAGAATAAATTCTCACAAATTCGTACAACTACTGATAAATCTGTAAATGTTCaagaattgaatcaattattatcatccTTATTCGATACAATTCTCTCTTCAAAACATACTGGTTCttcaaaagataaagaacaacaaaataataattcctcTGCTTATATTTTATCTGGTCATGCAATTTATATGATTGTTAgagttttattatcaattaaaccaCCAGTTGCCACTGTTGCTGTTCAACAAACTCCATCAAAGAAATCAACTAAATCAACTAAATCAACTACAAACAAcaatgttgttgttgaacaaCCAACACCTTCAGAATATGGTTCAttagatattaaattattttcaactaAATTAGATTCAATTATTGAATGTTTATTAGATCGTAATAATATCGTACCATCAAGATTCTTTACAGAGTTTGCTCAAAGATTCCCAACTGTAATTTGGGCATCAATTAAAAAGGTTACAACTATCATTGAATCACCTCAAAATGATTATAATTCAAAGAAGATTTTAGATGTTTTATCATCCATTGTAAAGAGAAAAGATTCTTATGGTACAAGTGGTAAGAATCTCTTAAATAATGCTTCCGATATTTTAACTACTCTTTGTAATTCATTAAATGgtaaagaaaaacaattgaaaccaaattcaatttttgatcatttaaatattatcaatcaaattattttctcatgtttacaaattattaaatcatcaaatagTGGTGATAGTACCagtttatcaaataaattggGTTCAGAATcttgtaaattattagaatcaACATTATGTCGTCTTTATAAACtcaataataaacaaaatattaaagataCCTCCAAAAAGATTCTTTTATCACTTGGTTtggaaaataatgaaatcttTGAATctgaaaaacaaaagaaattagaaaaacaacaaaagaaAGAAACTCAACAAAAAGAGAGACAATCAAATAAAGAGAAATCAAAACAGGAAATCATTGAAAGAATTGAACAATCAAAACAagatagaaaaaataaatcaacagattcaaaaattgataataaaaataaaagtaaaccAAAGAAAAAGGTTGAAGATGATATGGAAGTTGTTGATGAAATTTTCCAAGATGttg